One Proteinivorax tanatarense DNA segment encodes these proteins:
- a CDS encoding YjfB family protein, producing the protein MDIVALSIGLNQMKLQNEVSTSVMKMAMDSAEGQANDMTKILEANTKMMEQSVNSNLGANIDLKV; encoded by the coding sequence ATGGATATAGTGGCATTATCTATAGGTTTAAATCAAATGAAGCTTCAAAATGAAGTGAGTACTTCGGTTATGAAGATGGCAATGGATTCTGCCGAAGGGCAGGCTAATGACATGACCAAAATACTAGAGGCTAACACCAAGATGATGGAGCAGTCTGTTAATTCTAATTTGGGAGCTAATATTGATTTAAAGGTGTAA
- a CDS encoding methyl-accepting chemotaxis protein produces MGIILYFSASNLTGNLSEDLNTEIIDIYSQNLEGLLQRKVSEAYIISQNDAVKKMEPELAAPLLGNIVENTDFSTLSLVYPDGTAYDADLQTYDFSSSEYMDAIFQQGEDFYITNPFPSSIDGEMLVVIAHGINNDQGERVGAISGSIYLSELTSMLENINISDAGFGWILGSDGTILAHPNSSLVGEQIGTENYYSGVSIEDISQTKPGILETDLDGEQTVLLNSPIQKTQDWNLMVEVHWDELLSGMNTFRTLFFIIFFIAILISGGAAFGVANRTAKPILSVAEKLKRISQYDLTINEDKDLIKYAKRNDEIGDMIRSSTQMQNNIITLIQKISKAGEDVSTSAQELTTTSKNSSIAADEVARAVEEIANSTSEQASETTEGASAVNKLGDYINMNQQRLENLNSGIDEVNKYQLSGQKSMEGLLITTKENREVTNNFKGVVEETQKSAEKIETASGLIQNIAEQTNLLALNAAIEAARAGEAGKGFSVVADEIRKLAEQSNQFTDDIIKIIEDLTIKVNLAVKDMELVDNITSKQEQQAQQTKEGFDNIQSSLKKMKAALEDLNLSGDNMETKKDEIITLVEHISAIAQQNAASTEQISASVEEQTAAMEEISNSSDNLSDLAKEMTHSIKEFKFDNTKSSKEK; encoded by the coding sequence ATGGGTATAATTTTATATTTTTCTGCGAGCAACTTAACAGGAAACTTGTCAGAAGACCTTAATACAGAAATTATAGACATTTACTCTCAAAATCTTGAAGGACTATTGCAACGAAAAGTTTCAGAAGCTTATATTATTTCTCAAAACGATGCAGTAAAAAAAATGGAACCAGAGCTTGCTGCACCGTTACTTGGCAATATTGTAGAAAACACCGATTTCAGCACTTTATCTTTAGTGTACCCTGATGGGACAGCATATGATGCTGATCTTCAAACCTACGACTTCAGTAGCAGCGAATATATGGATGCCATTTTTCAACAAGGAGAGGATTTCTACATAACCAACCCCTTTCCGTCTTCTATTGATGGTGAAATGTTAGTAGTCATTGCTCATGGTATTAATAATGATCAAGGTGAAAGGGTGGGAGCTATCTCCGGCTCTATCTATTTAAGTGAACTTACCTCTATGTTAGAAAATATTAACATTAGTGATGCAGGGTTTGGATGGATTTTAGGTAGCGACGGTACTATATTAGCTCACCCCAATAGTTCCCTAGTTGGTGAACAAATAGGCACTGAAAATTATTACTCCGGTGTTTCTATTGAGGATATAAGCCAAACTAAACCAGGAATATTAGAGACGGATTTAGACGGAGAACAAACTGTTTTGCTAAACTCTCCTATCCAAAAAACCCAAGACTGGAACCTTATGGTGGAAGTTCATTGGGATGAATTATTATCAGGCATGAACACTTTCCGCACTTTATTTTTTATAATATTTTTTATAGCAATACTCATTAGCGGAGGCGCGGCTTTTGGGGTAGCTAATCGTACGGCTAAACCAATTTTATCAGTTGCGGAAAAACTCAAACGTATCTCTCAATACGATCTCACAATAAACGAAGACAAAGACCTAATTAAATATGCGAAACGCAACGATGAAATCGGTGATATGATACGCTCAAGTACTCAGATGCAAAACAATATCATAACTTTAATTCAAAAAATTTCTAAAGCCGGTGAGGACGTATCAACTTCAGCCCAAGAATTAACAACTACCAGCAAAAACTCTTCTATAGCAGCAGACGAAGTAGCAAGAGCCGTTGAAGAAATCGCTAACAGTACTTCAGAACAGGCATCAGAAACAACTGAAGGCGCTAGCGCTGTAAATAAACTAGGAGATTATATAAATATGAATCAACAACGTTTAGAAAATCTCAATAGCGGTATAGATGAGGTAAATAAGTATCAATTAAGCGGACAAAAGTCTATGGAAGGTTTGTTAATCACCACTAAAGAAAACCGAGAAGTAACAAACAACTTTAAAGGAGTAGTTGAGGAAACCCAAAAAAGCGCTGAAAAAATCGAAACCGCTAGCGGACTAATTCAAAATATCGCTGAGCAAACAAATCTTCTGGCTTTAAATGCTGCAATAGAAGCAGCAAGAGCTGGAGAAGCTGGCAAAGGATTTTCGGTAGTAGCTGACGAAATTAGAAAGCTAGCAGAGCAGTCTAACCAATTTACCGATGATATCATAAAAATAATAGAAGACCTCACAATAAAAGTAAATTTAGCAGTAAAAGATATGGAATTAGTAGATAATATAACATCAAAACAAGAGCAGCAGGCACAACAGACGAAAGAGGGATTCGACAACATTCAAAGCTCGCTGAAAAAAATGAAGGCAGCGCTAGAGGATTTAAATTTATCCGGTGATAACATGGAAACAAAAAAAGATGAAATCATTACTTTAGTAGAACACATTTCTGCCATTGCTCAGCAAAATGCCGCAAGCACAGAGCAAATTTCGGCTTCTGTAGAAGAACAAACTGCAGCCATGGAGGAAATCTCTAATTCCAGCGATAATCTGTCCGACCTAGCCAAAGAAATGACTCACTCTATTAAAGAGTTTAAGTTTGATAACACAAAATCAAGTAAAGAAAAATAA
- a CDS encoding chemotaxis protein CheV, with the protein MKNEILLESGTNELEIVIFKVGDLSLGVNVAKVESIITHQKITGLPNTHPNIKGVINHRGRVLPVLDMANTLNKECGKNEQERLLILMYINNSDFVIEISEVVGIKRLSWDQVETPSEILTMDNETPATGVVKLEDEEVVLILDFEKILADMDQNLSVQKTSITSGLEGRKLVVAEDSSFLLEVVNDSFVKAGAKVEKFSNGKDALTYLESVNIGEIYCVITDIEMPVMDGLTLTKNIKENPNLRDIPVILFSSIVSDGLVHKGKSVGADAQITKPEIDKLVSLVTNITKKS; encoded by the coding sequence TTGAAAAACGAAATATTACTGGAAAGTGGAACCAATGAGTTGGAAATAGTCATTTTTAAAGTTGGAGATTTGTCCTTAGGGGTAAATGTGGCAAAAGTAGAGTCTATAATAACTCACCAGAAAATTACTGGGCTGCCCAATACCCATCCTAACATAAAGGGGGTTATTAATCATCGAGGTAGGGTGTTGCCAGTTTTAGATATGGCAAATACTTTAAATAAAGAATGTGGCAAAAATGAACAAGAAAGACTATTGATTTTGATGTATATAAATAACAGTGATTTTGTCATCGAAATTAGTGAAGTAGTGGGGATAAAAAGACTTTCATGGGACCAAGTTGAAACTCCTTCAGAAATTTTAACAATGGATAACGAAACGCCAGCAACCGGTGTAGTAAAATTAGAAGACGAAGAAGTTGTATTAATACTTGACTTTGAAAAAATATTAGCAGATATGGACCAAAACTTGTCAGTTCAAAAAACATCAATTACTAGTGGGTTAGAAGGTAGAAAATTGGTTGTAGCCGAGGACTCATCTTTTCTGTTAGAAGTGGTAAATGATTCATTTGTAAAGGCAGGCGCGAAAGTAGAAAAGTTCAGCAACGGCAAAGATGCTTTGACTTATCTGGAATCAGTAAATATAGGTGAGATTTATTGTGTAATTACAGATATAGAGATGCCTGTAATGGATGGTCTTACGCTAACTAAAAATATTAAAGAAAACCCAAACTTGAGAGATATACCTGTGATATTGTTTTCTTCCATAGTAAGTGATGGATTAGTCCATAAAGGAAAAAGTGTTGGCGCAGATGCGCAGATTACAAAACCTGAAATTGATAAATTAGTTTCATTGGTAACGAATATAACTAAGAAATCTTAA
- a CDS encoding IS481 family transposase, whose amino-acid sequence MPWEEKSKVDQREEFVNRALTEKISFTDLCAEYGISRNTGYKWKHRYEQYGLQGLRDLSKRPKESPQKLSEDCIIKILNIKHAHPSWGARKIQKIFEKNYPFESVPSESSIKRIFEKAGLVKKRRVKRADTNQDALRQLIQPEKPNDVWSVDFKGWWYSTDNKKCDPLTIRDDDSRYLLATRLLQRQATEPVKEVFEEVFKKYGLPKTIRSDNGTPFAHRGSLLGLTRLSAWWMSLGIIPDRTEVAKPQQNGGHERMHRDLKAEVQKINNSTYSHNQKIVEEWRREFNHVRPHEALDYQTPSDRYTPSEIKYNGNVDEIIYPVSFERRKVNSNGAVKIKSIEITLSYALYGYHVGLSQKDEHNRLNVWFNRFLLGEIDLQTYKFYTIQNEENNKKC is encoded by the coding sequence ATGCCATGGGAGGAGAAAAGTAAAGTGGATCAAAGAGAAGAGTTTGTTAACCGTGCACTAACCGAAAAAATATCTTTTACAGACCTATGTGCTGAATATGGCATAAGTAGAAATACAGGTTACAAGTGGAAACACAGGTATGAACAATATGGGCTTCAAGGATTAAGGGACCTAAGTAAAAGGCCCAAGGAGAGCCCCCAAAAGTTATCAGAAGACTGCATTATAAAAATACTAAATATTAAACATGCTCACCCCTCCTGGGGAGCCCGTAAGATACAAAAGATTTTCGAAAAAAATTATCCTTTTGAAAGCGTACCTTCTGAAAGTAGCATAAAAAGAATTTTTGAAAAAGCTGGGTTAGTTAAAAAAAGAAGAGTTAAAAGAGCTGATACTAACCAAGATGCGCTTAGGCAGCTTATCCAGCCTGAAAAACCTAACGATGTTTGGTCGGTCGACTTTAAAGGTTGGTGGTACTCCACTGATAACAAAAAATGTGACCCCTTAACTATCAGAGACGACGATAGTAGATACCTTCTTGCGACACGATTATTGCAAAGACAAGCCACAGAACCTGTAAAAGAAGTGTTTGAAGAGGTATTTAAAAAGTATGGCCTTCCAAAAACCATTAGAAGTGATAACGGCACACCTTTTGCGCATAGAGGGAGTTTATTAGGACTAACTAGGTTATCAGCTTGGTGGATGTCACTGGGAATTATTCCAGATAGGACAGAAGTTGCCAAGCCTCAGCAAAATGGCGGTCACGAAAGAATGCACAGAGATCTAAAAGCTGAGGTCCAAAAAATTAATAACAGTACTTATTCCCACAACCAAAAGATAGTTGAAGAATGGAGAAGAGAGTTTAATCATGTAAGGCCTCATGAGGCACTAGACTATCAAACGCCAAGTGATAGGTACACGCCATCTGAAATTAAATATAATGGCAATGTGGATGAGATTATTTATCCGGTCAGTTTTGAGCGAAGGAAGGTAAATTCAAACGGTGCAGTGAAAATCAAATCCATAGAAATAACATTAAGTTATGCGTTATATGGCTATCACGTTGGCTTGAGTCAAAAAGATGAACATAACAGACTAAATGTTTGGTTTAACAGATTTTTATTAGGTGAAATTGACTTGCAAACCTATAAGTTTTACACTATTCAAAATGAAGAAAATAACAAGAAGTGTTAA
- a CDS encoding flagellar protein FlaG — MKINNNYINLATYKNKLQNLTSGKIPKVAPTQIDQVEDISNHGLKENHRVSYTYNKELKRNIAHVIDNSTGEVVQKRISDAEVDRMIRTKRMLDKG, encoded by the coding sequence GTGAAGATAAATAATAACTATATCAACTTAGCTACATACAAAAACAAATTACAAAACTTAACTAGCGGTAAAATACCCAAAGTAGCGCCAACACAAATAGATCAAGTTGAAGATATAAGCAATCATGGGCTAAAAGAAAACCATAGAGTTAGTTATACTTATAACAAAGAGCTAAAAAGGAATATAGCCCATGTAATCGATAACTCTACCGGAGAAGTTGTACAGAAGAGAATTTCAGATGCAGAAGTTGATAGAATGATTCGGACTAAAAGGATGCTTGACAAGGGATAG